DNA from Prunus persica cultivar Lovell chromosome G6, Prunus_persica_NCBIv2, whole genome shotgun sequence:
AGCAGTAGCAACCGGTAAAACTAGAGCCAATGTAATAAGCAAATACACATAATTGAATGCTCGATGCATCCTTGtctccaccattttttttgcaaGATCACCAATCCCGTGCAAGTCAGAGAAATCACTACTCGAACTCACATAATGAATATAAAGCTCAAGTTGATCATCAAGTGCCAAAAGATCCCCATCCGAAAAGTCTTGAGGATAAAATTGAGCAAGACGAAGTAACTTTTGTTTATCAAAAGCTACAAATGAATCATTTGGACTCAAACATGCCAAACAAATAAGCAACTCAGTATTTACCTCATTAAAACAATCATCTAACTCCGTAAGTTGCTCGTCAATGACATAAATAAAGAGCTCCACACGATAATGATGACGATTTATCTTTATTGGAGCATTACGCCTTGACCTCCCTGGAAGTACGAAGGCCTCATCCATGGTAGGAACATCAATATGATGTTTGTCACAAAATGAAGACACCTCTTCAACCAATGCATCAAACCCATTATTCCTCATCCAATGTAGTTTTTCCTTGCATGATTTCACCAAAGCCATTGCATTCACAAtttcttgatctttcttttgcaatgCTTGTGACACATCATTTGTGAGTCCCAATATAGCCTTCATTAGGAATAGGTGAAACACAAACTGAAAAGTAAGCATTTCCCTTTGAATCTTATTTGCTTCACCGGCACTATCATTGGGATTATCATCAATAATCATTTGAAGCACATGAATCACAGATCATTTGAAGCACATAAATCACAGATGAAAACATAGAAATGATGCTAATAATGGTACCGTAGTGTGAGCTCCATCGTGTGTCACCGGCACGTATGAGACTTGTTTCTTGATGCAAACCTCGCCCCGTTATAAGACAATCATTTTCAAAAGCTATCACAAGTTCTTCTTGGAGTTGTGCTCTAAGTGCATCACGCCGCTTACACGATGCTCCAACATGGTTAACCAAACTATTAGTGGTTGTAAAGAAAGAGGCAATATCAATATTCTTCTTTGCTACGGCAACAAGTGCTAGTTGAAGTTGATGAGCAAAGCAATGAACATAGTAGGCACAAGGTTGttctctcaaaatctttgttttAAGGCCATTCAACTCACCTCTCATATTGCTAGCTCCATCATAACCTTGTCCTCGTAACTTGGAAAAGCTCAAACCattggaagaaaagaatatgtcAATGGCATCCTTTAGTGTACTTGAAGTGGTGTCAGTAACATGTTGAACCCCCATAAACCTCT
Protein-coding regions in this window:
- the LOC109949665 gene encoding uncharacterized protein LOC109949665 → MKAILGLTNDVSQALQKKDQEIVNAMALVKSCKEKLHWMRNNGFDALVEEVSSFCDKHHIDVPTMDEAFVLPGRSRRNAPIKINRHHYRVELFIYVIDEQLTELDDCFNEVNTELLICLACLSPNDSFVAFDKQKLLRLAQFYPQDFSDGDLLALDDQLELYIHYVSSSSDFSDLHGIGDLAKKMVETRMHRAFNYVYLLITLALVLPVATASVERAFSVMNIIKGPLRNKMGDQWLSDSLLVYVEKDVFDCIENEAIMLRFQNMKPCRGQL